TTGGACAGCAGGCGCTCCGGCTCGCCGACCGTGCGGATGTCGGGCAGCCTGGTGAAAAGCTCGCGCAGCATCACGGTGATCTCGCGCCGGGCGAGGTGCGCGCCGAGGCAGTAATGCGGGCCGGGGCCGCCGAAGCCGACGTGTTTGTTGGGGGAGCGGGTGATGTCGAAGCGGTCCGGATCCTCGAAGACGGCCTCGTCGCGGTTGGCCGAGTTGTAGAACAGCACGACCTTGTCGCCTTTGCGAAACCGGTGGCCGTTGAGCTCGCAGTCCTGCGTGACCGTGCGCCGGAACTGGATGACCGGCGTGCTGTAGCGCAGGATTTCCTCGACGGCGCCGGCGATCCGGCCGTCGAAGTCGGACAGCAGCAGGTCGCGTTGTCCTTTGTGGACGGTGAAAAGGCGCAGCGCGTGCGCGATGGCCGTACGCGTGGTCTCGTTGCCGGCCACCACGAGCAGGATGAAGAACGAGCCGAGCTCCTGCGGCGTCAGCGACTCGCCGTCGACGTTTGCGTTGACCAGCCGCGAGATCACGTCACCGGTCGGCCTGCGCCTGCGTTCCCTGCCGAGCCGCTCCACCAGCCGGAACAGGTCGCGGCCGGCGCTGATCAGCCGGAACGACGCGAGCATCATGTCGGCGTGGTTGACGCTGCCGGACAGCAGCCGGTCGCGGGACAGGCCGATGTATTCCGGGTCGGTGTTGCCGAGGATGACGTTCGTACGCCGCAACACCATCGGCTGATAGCGCTCCGGGATGCCGAGCAGGTCGCAGATCACCTCGACCGGCAGCCGCGCCGCCACCTGGCCGACGAAATCGTACGGTCCGGTCGCGATCAGCTCGTCGACGATCCTGGTCGCGCGCCGCTGCAGCTCCGGTTCGATGCTCTCCAGCACCCGCGGCGTGAACGCCTGTGACACGACCCGCCGGATCTGCGCGTGCCGCGGGTCGTCCATGTTGATCATCGAGCCGAAGTAGGTGGCGAACCACCGCGGCATGTCCACCATCGCGTTGGCCGTCGGCTCGTTGCTGAACAGCTTCGGATTGCGGCTCGCCTCGCTCACGTCGGCATGCGTGACCAGCGCGTACGCGCCGTTGCCTGACGGAAACAGCGGCACCTTCGGGATGTCGAAGAACAGCGGCGCCGGCTCCGCCCGCAACCGCGCGAACGCCGCGAGCCGCTCGGCCTCCGGCCTGGCCCAGAAGGAGAGCGCCATCAGCTCTGGCCGAGCCTGCGCAACCGCGGTCACCGTCATGATCGCCTCCTGCCGGACGCCCTGTAATACAAATATCAAATTTTGTCTCGCCGTATCAAGACGTACGCTGGGACCGGTCCCTGCTCGACCTGACTAGCGTGTGCCCATGACTGATCCAGTCGCTCCGCCAAAGGCGCCCGCCGCACTCCAGGCCGTACGCGTGATCCTCTACATCCAAGGCGCCGCCACGCTCCTCGGCGTCCTCGGCCTCACGCTGGACATCAAAACCCGCTTCGACCACGGCCAGGACGTCAACCCACTCGCGTACGTCCTGACCGTCGTCAGCATCATCGTCGGCGCCGCCGCCATCGTCTGCGCGGCGATGATCGTGGCGCAGAAGCGTTACTGGGTCCGGCAGTTGGTGGCGATCATCGAGGTGATCGCCGTCTTGTACGGCCTGATCAACGTGGTCACCGGTGTCTTCACCGGCGTCGTCGGCATCGCTCTGGCCGTCGCCGTACTCGTGTTGGCGTTCCGCTCGGAGGTCACCGCCTGGATCAACGGTCCCGCTCCGGACAACTCGACGCGTTAAATGTCCCAGTTTGATGCCTTGTTAAGCAAGTATTACGCAGTCAGCCCGCCTCGCCAGCATTGTCAGCCCCAACAGTCACACCCGCACCACCCTGGCCTTCCTGGGAA
The nucleotide sequence above comes from Fodinicola acaciae. Encoded proteins:
- a CDS encoding cytochrome P450, giving the protein MTVTAVAQARPELMALSFWARPEAERLAAFARLRAEPAPLFFDIPKVPLFPSGNGAYALVTHADVSEASRNPKLFSNEPTANAMVDMPRWFATYFGSMINMDDPRHAQIRRVVSQAFTPRVLESIEPELQRRATRIVDELIATGPYDFVGQVAARLPVEVICDLLGIPERYQPMVLRRTNVILGNTDPEYIGLSRDRLLSGSVNHADMMLASFRLISAGRDLFRLVERLGRERRRRPTGDVISRLVNANVDGESLTPQELGSFFILLVVAGNETTRTAIAHALRLFTVHKGQRDLLLSDFDGRIAGAVEEILRYSTPVIQFRRTVTQDCELNGHRFRKGDKVVLFYNSANRDEAVFEDPDRFDITRSPNKHVGFGGPGPHYCLGAHLARREITVMLRELFTRLPDIRTVGEPERLLSNFVNGIKRMPFDFTNPTGQPAPLGPGSLTWQFFGDTRMLLVGPRAGVLQNMLPALGQGVLDHSVFFAETFARTKRSVGPIMNTVYGGARAAETGRKVRDFHLDIKGKFPDGTRYHALDPETYYWAHATFLDNLIYGVETFIRPLSTVEKEQLYQESKTWFRMYGVSDRVMPADWPGFQEYWQRMLREQIEPHKTARYGVGYVTKGLPAPKRVPGWLWRAVRPPANTLAAFVTTGGMPPSTREQLRLPWSDRQERRYRRFSAAVRRADPLWRTLPEAVRYLPQARRAFARDGRPRRS